One window from the genome of Paraconexibacter algicola encodes:
- the biuH gene encoding biuret amidohydrolase: MSATPVTSTPGLVAAADPYPWPYTGCIDMAHTALILIDWQQDFCGPGGYVDTMGYDIGLTRAGIAATQRVLAAWRAHGAPVVHTREGHAPDLSDCPPNKLWRSQRIGAGIGQAGPCGRILVRGEPGWEIIDELAPIDGEVVIDKPGKGAFCQTSLDLVLRSKGVHSLVFTGITTDVCVSTTMREGNDLGYECLILSDCTGATDPGNHTAALKMVTMQGGVFGAVADSEMLLAALPPAAA, translated from the coding sequence ATGAGCGCCACGCCCGTCACCTCCACCCCCGGACTCGTCGCCGCCGCCGACCCGTACCCGTGGCCCTACACGGGCTGCATCGACATGGCCCACACCGCGCTGATCCTCATCGACTGGCAGCAGGACTTCTGCGGGCCGGGCGGCTACGTCGACACGATGGGCTACGACATCGGCCTCACCCGGGCCGGGATCGCCGCGACCCAGCGGGTGCTCGCCGCCTGGCGCGCGCACGGCGCCCCGGTCGTCCACACCCGCGAGGGGCACGCCCCGGACCTGTCGGACTGCCCGCCGAACAAGCTCTGGCGCTCCCAGCGCATCGGGGCCGGCATCGGGCAGGCCGGGCCGTGCGGGCGGATCCTCGTCCGCGGCGAACCGGGCTGGGAGATCATCGACGAGCTCGCCCCGATCGACGGCGAGGTCGTGATCGACAAGCCCGGCAAGGGCGCGTTCTGCCAGACCTCGCTGGACCTCGTGCTGCGCTCCAAGGGCGTCCACAGCCTCGTCTTCACCGGCATCACCACCGACGTCTGCGTCAGCACGACGATGCGCGAGGGCAACGACCTCGGCTACGAGTGCCTGATCCTCTCCGACTGCACCGGGGCCACCGACCCGGGCAACCACACGGCCGCCCTGAAGATGGTGACGATGCAGGGCGGGGTCTTCGGCGCGGTCGCCGACAGCGAGATGCTGCTGGCCGCCCTCCCGCCGGCCGCGGCGTGA
- a CDS encoding alpha/beta fold hydrolase codes for MSDARSLPTVAVVLVHGVGFGPDTLAPVAAFLGPAAGVERVLVLERRGYGARAAAVPAATVGEHVDDLVELLDAHGVDRAVVAGTSGGATVALAAALLAPGRVARAVVHEPAVGTLSPDLRRLVRGALQDGGGLGLVRALAGATTWEALDEERRAAVSARAALVERDAPAFLAWEPPLGRTLLAAPVVCTVGDRSPPLRHDIARRLGHLLDAPVEVLPDCGHLAQLDAPATFAAAVARAAQPAPTPTSTPRSTA; via the coding sequence GTGAGCGACGCCCGCAGCCTCCCGACCGTCGCCGTGGTCCTCGTCCACGGCGTCGGCTTCGGGCCGGACACGCTCGCGCCCGTCGCCGCCTTCCTGGGTCCGGCGGCGGGCGTCGAGCGCGTGCTCGTGCTCGAGCGACGCGGCTACGGCGCGCGCGCCGCCGCCGTGCCCGCCGCCACCGTCGGGGAGCACGTCGACGACCTCGTCGAGCTGCTCGACGCGCACGGCGTCGACCGGGCGGTCGTGGCCGGGACCAGCGGCGGCGCCACCGTCGCGCTGGCCGCCGCGCTCCTGGCGCCGGGGCGGGTCGCCCGCGCGGTCGTCCACGAGCCGGCCGTCGGCACCCTCTCCCCCGACCTGCGGCGTCTCGTCCGCGGCGCGCTGCAGGACGGCGGCGGCCTCGGCCTCGTCCGGGCCCTCGCCGGCGCGACGACCTGGGAGGCGCTCGACGAGGAGCGGCGCGCCGCGGTCAGCGCCCGCGCGGCGCTCGTGGAGCGTGACGCCCCGGCCTTCCTCGCCTGGGAGCCGCCGCTCGGCCGCACGCTGCTCGCCGCACCGGTCGTCTGCACCGTCGGCGACCGCAGCCCGCCGCTGCGCCACGACATCGCCCGCCGTCTCGGGCACCTGCTCGACGCCCCCGTCGAGGTCCTGCCCGACTGCGGGCACCTCGCCCAGCTCGACGCCCCCGCCACCTTCGCCGCCGCGGTCGCCCGCGCGGCCCAGCCCGCCCCCACACCGACCTCGACCCCGAGGAGCACCGCATGA
- a CDS encoding regulator → MSAPAAPVAVPLWTRGDLNAFFGFFINMLVNVLVLTGLAIAVVGIPAGDVTGVILPALGIQLLLGNVFYFTLARRLAQKEGRTDVTAMPYGPSVPHMFIVTLVIMLPIAIQTKDPIQAWSAGIAWAFIIGVIILIGAFVGPAIRRFTPRAAMLGMLAGISLTFISMRPAAQMWEAAWIALPVLAIIIIGFIAGVKLPGNVPVGLVALLFGTSIAWIGGYMSAPDVEQAAKDIAIGLPGFELDKLLDGLEGISPLLATAIPLGIYNFSEAMSNVESAASAGDDYNLRHVLLADGTGAVVGSAMGCPFPPAVYIGQPGWKEAGGRISYSLATGALIFLLCTLGMFPLLSALLPIPAIVPVLLFIGLVIGAQAFTAVPKAHYPAIVLAMIPNIAAWGYGLVDNALGAAGTSASEVGAEALGNAGVIYDGLQTLGQGAVLSGMVLGAIAVFLIDRTFLLAAIAFAVGGVLTLVGLIHGEEVVWFTSEPRVALGYGLGAIVCLAAHALRAPVREHDPADPLDTADAVFEGGAEPTRPSAPARFTPPGGAAEAPAPA, encoded by the coding sequence GTGTCCGCCCCCGCCGCCCCCGTCGCCGTCCCGCTGTGGACCCGCGGCGACCTCAACGCCTTCTTCGGCTTCTTCATCAACATGCTGGTGAACGTCCTGGTGCTCACCGGGCTCGCCATCGCGGTCGTCGGCATCCCCGCCGGCGACGTCACCGGCGTCATCCTCCCCGCGCTCGGCATCCAGCTGCTACTCGGCAACGTCTTCTACTTCACGCTCGCCCGACGCCTGGCCCAGAAGGAGGGCCGCACCGACGTCACCGCGATGCCCTACGGCCCGAGCGTCCCGCACATGTTCATCGTGACGCTCGTGATCATGCTGCCGATCGCGATCCAGACGAAGGATCCGATCCAGGCGTGGTCCGCGGGCATCGCCTGGGCGTTCATCATCGGCGTGATCATCCTCATCGGCGCGTTCGTCGGGCCCGCGATCCGCCGCTTCACCCCCCGGGCCGCCATGCTCGGCATGCTCGCCGGCATCTCGCTGACCTTCATCTCGATGCGGCCCGCCGCGCAGATGTGGGAGGCCGCGTGGATCGCGCTGCCCGTCCTGGCGATCATCATCATCGGCTTCATCGCCGGGGTGAAGCTCCCGGGCAACGTCCCGGTCGGGCTCGTCGCCCTGCTGTTCGGCACCTCGATCGCCTGGATCGGCGGCTACATGTCCGCCCCCGACGTGGAGCAGGCCGCCAAGGACATCGCGATCGGCCTCCCGGGCTTCGAGCTCGACAAGCTCCTCGACGGCCTCGAGGGCATCAGCCCGCTGCTGGCCACCGCCATCCCGTTGGGGATCTACAACTTCTCCGAGGCGATGAGCAACGTCGAGAGCGCCGCCTCCGCCGGGGACGACTACAACCTCCGGCACGTGCTGCTGGCCGACGGCACCGGCGCGGTCGTCGGCTCCGCGATGGGCTGCCCGTTCCCGCCCGCCGTGTACATCGGCCAGCCCGGCTGGAAGGAGGCCGGCGGCCGGATCTCCTACTCGCTGGCCACCGGCGCGCTGATCTTCCTGCTCTGCACGCTCGGCATGTTCCCGCTGCTGTCGGCGCTGCTGCCGATCCCGGCGATCGTCCCGGTGCTCCTGTTCATCGGCCTGGTCATCGGCGCGCAGGCGTTCACCGCGGTGCCGAAGGCGCACTACCCCGCGATCGTGCTCGCGATGATCCCGAACATCGCGGCCTGGGGCTACGGGCTCGTGGACAACGCGCTCGGCGCCGCCGGCACCAGCGCGAGCGAGGTCGGGGCCGAGGCGCTCGGCAACGCCGGGGTCATCTACGACGGCCTGCAGACGCTCGGCCAGGGCGCGGTGCTCTCCGGCATGGTGCTCGGGGCGATCGCGGTCTTCCTCATCGACCGCACGTTCCTCCTGGCCGCCATCGCGTTCGCGGTCGGCGGGGTCCTCACGCTCGTCGGGCTGATCCACGGCGAGGAGGTCGTCTGGTTCACCTCCGAGCCGCGCGTCGCCCTCGGCTACGGGCTCGGCGCGATCGTCTGCCTCGCCGCCCACGCCCTGCGGGCGCCGGTGCGCGAGCACGACCCCGCCGACCCGCTCGACACCGCCGACGCGGTGTTCGAGGGCGGCGCCGAGCCCACCCGACCGTCCGCGCCCGCGCGGTTCACCCCGCCCGGTGGGGCGGCGGAGGCCCCGGCGCCCGCGTGA
- a CDS encoding cysteine hydrolase family protein — MPYPSGPRAVPATPYAFTHDPATTALVVIDMQRDFLEPGGFGEMLGNDVSQLQRVVAPLSATLAACRAAGMLVIHTREGHRPDLSDCPPAKLVRGGGDTRIGDPGPRGRILVRGEEGHDIVDELAPVGDEIVLDKPGKGAFYATDLEAILRNAGIRSLVVTGVTTEVCVHTTVREANDRGFECLVLEDCCGSYFPEFHEVGLKMIAAQGGIFGWVAPSGAFLDGLVPATAAAGA; from the coding sequence ATGCCGTACCCGTCCGGGCCCAGAGCAGTACCGGCGACGCCCTACGCCTTCACGCACGACCCCGCCACCACGGCGCTGGTCGTCATCGACATGCAGCGCGACTTCCTCGAGCCCGGGGGCTTCGGCGAGATGCTCGGCAACGACGTCTCGCAGCTGCAGCGCGTCGTCGCCCCGCTGAGCGCCACGCTCGCGGCGTGCCGGGCGGCGGGGATGCTCGTCATCCACACCCGCGAGGGACACCGGCCCGACCTCAGCGACTGCCCGCCGGCGAAGCTCGTCCGCGGCGGCGGCGACACCCGCATCGGCGACCCCGGCCCGCGCGGGCGCATCCTCGTCCGCGGCGAGGAGGGCCACGACATCGTCGACGAGCTCGCCCCCGTCGGCGACGAGATCGTGCTCGACAAGCCCGGCAAGGGCGCCTTCTACGCCACCGACCTCGAGGCGATCCTGCGCAACGCGGGCATCCGCAGCCTCGTCGTCACCGGCGTCACCACCGAGGTCTGCGTCCACACCACCGTGCGCGAGGCCAACGACCGCGGCTTCGAGTGCCTCGTGCTGGAGGACTGCTGCGGCAGCTACTTCCCCGAGTTCCACGAGGTCGGCCTGAAGATGATCGCCGCACAGGGCGGCATCTTCGGCTGGGTCGCGCCGTCCGGCGCGTTCCTCGACGGCCTCGTCCCCGCGACCGCCGCGGCCGGAGCGTGA
- a CDS encoding glutathione S-transferase N-terminal domain-containing protein has protein sequence MHATLYGIPMSHPVISARLMLAHKGVAVRERELVAGLHPAMLAAHGFRPTTVPAVRFADGRRVQGSLAISTHLDREVPGGAPLYPDAPAARAAVEEAELWGEQVLQPVPRRMIRRCMADSLALRQWFAREATPFPAPRVSGAVLTPTVLLFARMAGADRAQRAADEAGLDALLHRVDALVQDGVLGGETPNAADFQIAPSLRFLGAFAHLRDRVRAHGPAWSLAQRIAPAYPDVPS, from the coding sequence GTGCACGCGACGCTCTACGGCATCCCGATGTCCCATCCGGTGATCAGCGCCCGGCTGATGCTCGCCCACAAGGGCGTCGCGGTCCGCGAGCGCGAGCTGGTCGCCGGCCTGCACCCGGCGATGCTCGCCGCGCACGGCTTCCGGCCCACCACGGTGCCGGCCGTGCGGTTCGCCGACGGCCGGCGCGTGCAGGGCTCGCTGGCGATCTCGACGCACCTGGACCGCGAGGTGCCGGGCGGCGCGCCGCTCTACCCGGACGCCCCGGCCGCGCGCGCGGCGGTCGAGGAGGCCGAGCTGTGGGGCGAGCAGGTCCTGCAGCCCGTGCCGCGGCGGATGATCCGCCGCTGCATGGCGGACTCTCTGGCGCTGCGGCAGTGGTTCGCGCGCGAGGCGACGCCGTTCCCGGCGCCGCGCGTGAGCGGCGCGGTGCTGACCCCGACGGTCCTGCTGTTCGCGCGCATGGCGGGCGCCGACCGGGCGCAGCGGGCCGCCGACGAGGCCGGGCTCGACGCGCTCCTGCACCGCGTCGACGCGCTCGTGCAGGACGGCGTGCTCGGCGGCGAGACGCCCAACGCGGCCGACTTCCAGATCGCGCCGAGCCTGCGCTTCCTGGGGGCGTTCGCGCACCTGCGCGACCGCGTCCGGGCCCACGGCCCCGCCTGGTCGCTGGCGCAGCGGATCGCCCCCGCCTACCCGGACGTGCCGAGCTGA
- a CDS encoding GntR family transcriptional regulator: MPRKPAQTERVYLELRELLIRGEMPLGARLVEQQLAERFETSRTPIREALKRLEGDGHLARDDAGGLRPRLPSVRSMRELYDVRIVLEDLVIRAATTGGDRGILEALEQDWRTLAAEFRGKAAGPEFVTRDEDFHLRVAAASGNQVAAGMLKDLNERIRVLRVHDFTRQDRTEATIAEHLEIVGAALAGDQDAAASFMRSHVQRSAGVVREQIGEILTKMVDGGAAD; encoded by the coding sequence TTGCCCAGGAAACCCGCACAGACCGAGCGCGTGTACCTCGAGCTCCGCGAGCTGCTCATCCGTGGCGAGATGCCGCTGGGGGCCCGGCTCGTCGAGCAGCAGCTCGCCGAGCGGTTCGAGACGAGCCGCACCCCGATCCGCGAGGCGCTCAAGCGCCTGGAGGGCGACGGGCATCTCGCCCGCGACGACGCCGGTGGCCTGCGCCCGCGGCTGCCGAGCGTCCGCTCGATGCGCGAGCTCTACGACGTGCGGATCGTGCTCGAGGACCTCGTCATCCGCGCCGCCACCACCGGCGGCGATCGCGGCATCCTCGAGGCGCTCGAGCAGGACTGGCGCACGCTGGCGGCCGAGTTCCGCGGCAAGGCGGCGGGACCGGAGTTCGTGACCCGCGACGAGGACTTCCACCTGCGGGTCGCGGCGGCCAGCGGCAACCAGGTCGCCGCGGGCATGCTCAAGGACCTCAACGAGCGGATCCGCGTCCTGCGCGTCCACGACTTCACGCGGCAGGACCGCACCGAGGCGACGATCGCCGAGCATCTGGAGATCGTCGGTGCGGCGCTCGCCGGGGACCAGGACGCCGCCGCGAGCTTCATGCGCTCGCACGTGCAGCGCAGCGCCGGCGTGGTGCGCGAGCAGATCGGGGAGATCCTCACGAAGATGGTCGACGGCGGCGCGGCGGACTGA
- a CDS encoding M20/M25/M40 family metallo-hydrolase: MSDLAAVVAELMPIVRADLERLVRIPSVAFPGFPAAPVHEAAQATLEILRDAGAPAELLEIPGAPPAVWAQVDGPPGAPTVLLYAHYDIQPAGDEAAWDSPPFEPTERDGRLYGRGTADDKCGVALHAGTLRAFGGTPPVTVKVVIEGEEETGGGSFMDYVAAHPERFAADVVVVADGGNWKVGEPTLTTTLRGICQIDVEVRTLEGPVHSGLYGGAVPDALIALSRVLASLHDEHGDVAVVGLAGGPWDGRPVEEEVLREGARVLEGVDLVGTDSIAARLYTRPSITAIGIDAPAMEGATNAIVPVARARVSVRLAPTETDPAAAQRTVMAHLMEHAPWGVQVSCVPGEIARGAVLAADGSGAQAARRALHGAYGKEAVAVGSGGAIPLCVTLAQTLPDADIVLWGACDDGARIHAANESVDLGDLERATLAQALLLQELASAAPPA, from the coding sequence ATGTCCGACCTCGCCGCCGTCGTCGCCGAGCTGATGCCGATCGTGCGGGCCGATCTCGAGCGGCTCGTCCGGATCCCGTCCGTCGCCTTCCCCGGCTTTCCCGCTGCGCCCGTGCACGAGGCCGCGCAGGCCACGCTGGAGATCCTCCGCGACGCGGGCGCACCGGCCGAGCTCCTGGAGATCCCGGGTGCACCGCCGGCGGTCTGGGCCCAGGTCGACGGTCCTCCGGGCGCCCCGACCGTGCTGCTCTACGCCCACTACGACATCCAGCCCGCGGGGGACGAGGCCGCCTGGGACTCGCCGCCGTTCGAGCCGACCGAGCGTGACGGCCGCCTCTACGGTCGCGGCACCGCCGACGACAAGTGCGGGGTCGCGCTGCACGCCGGGACGCTGCGCGCGTTCGGCGGCACGCCCCCGGTGACCGTGAAGGTCGTGATCGAGGGCGAGGAGGAGACCGGCGGCGGCTCGTTCATGGACTACGTCGCCGCCCACCCCGAGCGGTTCGCGGCCGACGTCGTCGTGGTCGCCGACGGCGGCAACTGGAAGGTCGGCGAGCCGACGCTGACGACGACCCTGCGCGGCATCTGCCAGATCGACGTCGAGGTGCGCACGCTCGAGGGCCCGGTCCACTCCGGCCTCTACGGCGGGGCGGTCCCCGACGCGCTGATCGCGCTCTCGCGCGTGCTCGCCTCGCTGCACGACGAGCACGGCGATGTCGCGGTCGTCGGGCTCGCCGGCGGCCCGTGGGACGGCCGGCCCGTGGAGGAGGAGGTCCTGCGCGAGGGCGCGCGGGTGCTCGAGGGCGTCGACCTCGTCGGGACCGACTCGATCGCCGCGCGGCTGTACACGCGCCCGTCGATCACCGCGATCGGGATCGACGCTCCCGCGATGGAGGGCGCGACCAACGCGATCGTCCCCGTGGCCCGCGCGCGCGTGAGCGTGCGGCTCGCCCCGACCGAGACGGACCCGGCCGCCGCCCAGCGGACGGTGATGGCGCACCTGATGGAGCACGCCCCGTGGGGCGTGCAGGTCTCCTGCGTCCCCGGGGAGATCGCCCGCGGCGCGGTCCTCGCCGCGGACGGCTCGGGAGCCCAGGCCGCCCGCCGCGCGCTGCACGGCGCCTACGGCAAGGAGGCGGTGGCGGTCGGCAGCGGCGGCGCGATCCCGCTGTGCGTGACGCTCGCCCAGACGCTGCCGGACGCCGACATCGTCCTCTGGGGCGCCTGTGACGACGGCGCCCGGATCCACGCGGCCAACGAGTCCGTCGACCTCGGGGACCTGGAGCGCGCGACGCTCGCGCAGGCGCTGCTGCTGCAGGAGCTCGCTAGCGCAGCCCCGCCTGCCTGA
- a CDS encoding alpha/beta fold hydrolase, protein MELHHVRRGAGAPLVLVHGIGGTWRSWSPVLDALAAEREVVAVDLPGFGETPAAHDGGSIASLADALTGFLEAQGLRDAALVGSSMGARLVMELARRGVGGDVVALDPGGFWTPGQKRVFGGTLKASIRLVRLLQPVAPALSATPVTRAALLAQLSRRPWALPRELVLQELRSLADGPAFDAVLDQLLHGPAQEGAPAGSLPGRMTIGWGRNDLVTLPSQAARAQELFPDATVHWFERCGHFPHWDQPRETVEVVLAATA, encoded by the coding sequence ATGGAGCTTCACCACGTCCGTCGCGGCGCCGGCGCGCCGCTCGTCCTCGTCCATGGGATCGGCGGGACCTGGCGGTCGTGGTCCCCGGTCCTCGACGCCCTCGCCGCCGAGCGCGAGGTCGTCGCCGTCGACCTGCCCGGCTTCGGCGAGACCCCCGCGGCCCACGACGGCGGCAGCATCGCGTCACTGGCCGACGCCCTCACCGGCTTCCTCGAGGCGCAGGGCCTGCGCGACGCCGCGCTCGTCGGCAGCTCGATGGGCGCCCGGCTCGTCATGGAGCTCGCGCGCCGCGGCGTGGGCGGCGACGTCGTCGCGCTCGACCCCGGCGGGTTCTGGACGCCCGGGCAGAAGCGCGTCTTCGGCGGCACGCTCAAGGCGTCGATCCGGCTCGTGCGGCTGCTGCAGCCCGTCGCCCCGGCGCTCAGCGCGACCCCGGTCACCCGCGCCGCGCTGCTGGCCCAGCTGTCCCGCCGTCCGTGGGCGCTCCCGCGCGAGCTCGTGCTCCAGGAGCTGCGCAGCCTCGCCGACGGCCCCGCGTTCGACGCGGTCCTCGACCAGCTCCTCCACGGTCCCGCGCAGGAGGGGGCGCCGGCCGGCAGCCTGCCCGGGCGGATGACGATCGGCTGGGGCCGCAACGACCTCGTCACACTGCCCAGCCAGGCCGCGCGCGCCCAGGAGCTCTTCCCGGACGCCACGGTCCACTGGTTCGAGCGCTGCGGGCACTTCCCGCACTGGGACCAGCCGCGGGAGACCGTGGAGGTCGTCCTGGCCGCCACCGCCTGA